From Candidatus Hydrogenedentota bacterium, a single genomic window includes:
- a CDS encoding glycosyltransferase family 4 protein, translating to MRILMLNYEYPPLGGGGGVASAKLAEGFVRAGHAVDVITSHFAGLPREETLEGVRIFREPVAGRKDYQTASIISMLTYPQAAVRRALALRRGGDYDVLNTHFAIPTGPAGCILSALWRRPNVLSVHGGDIYDPSKKYSPHRHPALKLAVKTVLNRASVIVAQSEDTRARVEGIYHPKRPVSRIPLGFRPPDIASVPRAELGLEENAVYAVAVSRLVARKAYPDLLRAFARCVTPGLRLLIAGDGPERGALEALCRELGIAERVRFFGQVTEEEKYRLLAAADFFALASQHEGFGIVFQEAMHCGLPVATTNVGGQTDFLFHGDNALLSAPGDTETLARHLDTLAADADLRRKMGALNRERIREHHIDRVVERYVELMEGLLKHPSGKDPQQSQTT from the coding sequence ATGCGGATACTGATGCTGAACTACGAGTACCCGCCCCTGGGTGGCGGCGGCGGGGTCGCCTCGGCCAAGTTGGCGGAGGGCTTTGTCCGAGCGGGGCACGCGGTGGACGTCATCACGTCGCACTTCGCGGGCCTGCCGCGCGAGGAGACTCTGGAGGGGGTCCGCATCTTCCGCGAGCCCGTCGCCGGGCGCAAGGACTACCAAACCGCCTCGATCATCTCCATGCTGACCTATCCGCAGGCCGCCGTGCGCCGCGCCCTCGCCCTGCGGCGCGGCGGGGACTACGACGTCCTTAACACGCATTTTGCCATTCCCACCGGCCCGGCGGGCTGTATTCTGTCCGCGCTTTGGCGCAGGCCGAACGTCCTGTCGGTCCACGGCGGCGACATTTACGACCCGAGCAAGAAGTACTCCCCCCACCGGCACCCTGCGCTCAAACTGGCGGTGAAGACGGTGCTCAACCGGGCCTCGGTGATCGTCGCGCAGTCGGAGGACACGCGCGCCCGCGTTGAGGGCATCTATCACCCCAAACGCCCCGTGTCGCGCATTCCGCTCGGCTTTCGCCCCCCCGACATTGCCTCCGTCCCCCGCGCGGAGCTGGGGCTGGAGGAGAACGCCGTCTATGCGGTGGCGGTGAGCCGCCTCGTCGCGCGCAAGGCGTACCCGGATCTGCTGCGGGCCTTCGCCCGCTGCGTCACGCCGGGACTGCGGCTGCTGATTGCCGGAGACGGCCCCGAGCGCGGCGCGCTGGAGGCGCTCTGCCGCGAGCTGGGCATTGCTGAACGCGTGCGCTTCTTCGGCCAGGTGACGGAGGAGGAGAAGTACCGGCTCCTCGCCGCGGCCGACTTCTTCGCCCTGGCCTCGCAGCACGAGGGCTTCGGCATCGTGTTCCAGGAGGCCATGCACTGCGGCCTGCCCGTGGCCACCACCAACGTCGGCGGGCAGACCGACTTCCTCTTCCACGGCGACAACGCGCTCCTGAGCGCCCCCGGCGACACGGAGACCCTCGCGCGGCATCTGGACACGCTGGCGGCGGACGCGGACCTGCGCCGGAAAATGGGCGCCCTCAACCGCGAGCGCATCCGGGAACACCACATTGACCGGGTGGTGGAGCGCTACGTCGAACTCATGGAAGGGCTCCTGAAACACCCCTCCGGGAAAGACCCGCAGCAGAGTCAGACAACGTGA